The Rhopalosiphum maidis isolate BTI-1 chromosome 2, ASM367621v3, whole genome shotgun sequence genome segment TTTGTCAGTAATGGTTTTTAAACGcgatatttagtaataataataaaaaaaagtgattCCACGAGATCCTCGAAACCGAAACGatgttgaatattaaaatcacgTTCCTCCGAAACTCGAATATATACGAATTACACTATAGTATTATGCGCGCACAGCAATATTCGCCGTAATACGCAcatcacaataataacaataattcggCGCAGGATATATTCGggtaaatcgtaataatattattgtaatcaaaaataaatcgcTCGCGGTCCACACGTGTCCGAATtattagcataataataataatatacactattgagtgttatatattgttataggtaTGTATCGACATAACCGCTGCAGCAGGACGTGCGCTCGGACGTGTCCTGTCCacgttattgtaatataatgtgtgtgtgtgtgtatattattataaaccagcCGCGCACCGCGAGTGTACGCGATAATCCCACAACGGCGACCGGCAAAACCGTGTGTACATatacatgtaattattttacttattcgtCTGTTCCGCAAAACTTTCGTTTCGTTTATAGTGATATACTTCGCAAAAGCCGGCGGAACTATACGACAAAGCATTTTATTGTCGCCGGTCGTCGAGCCGGCGCGATGTCTCctctctatattattattattattattattattacattacacacgtatcataatatttatataaggctctctctatatatatatatttaatatagttgtcACAGATGCAACCGTCGTATCCCTTTCTTGTGGCATACTATACGTTactgcttattattattgttgttgttacgGTTGTAACTTGAACAGCGGCGGAATTGGCATCAATTTAATTTCGTCCGAGTGCGTTGTGGATTTCGCCGAAAATAAAATGCTTCAACAAACTCGTCGTGTGAAATATTGAGAATTTTAACGcgcgtttatataatattatatataattggaaGTTTTTTTTGAATCGATTTTATCGTCACAGTGTTTTTGTACTCTGTATGATATAGTGTgtacgtgtattataatatgcactgtCTATAATGGTCATTGAGCTGCATATTTTTGGAGAGGGCTGCAAAGTCCTCTATAGTTTTTgctttaaacaaaaactatgtaactttgtaaaatacttaatttaatgaaatacaaaacGACGGTATTTTCggcaaacaataattattattggctttattttttaaatcatagacaaaaataataaatgtagtaaTTATACTCGATAAGGACTTGATACATCCTATTTGGGTCGATTTCGATTACAcccctatattataatttgttattatagtcatattgctattgaattttataaagccTTTGctgaagtatataatatcctATAGGAAAATCTTAcgaaaaaatacgttttactaaacagttgtattttaaaattttaaaaatgtacctacgtatttatagtgtaggtatattatacaatacaaacatACCActtgaaacaataaaattttgaaattgtcttttgatttttgatatgtgttcttaaaaataaataatgatttacaatttttttttctgtttacaGTGATCCAGTTACGCCGTGGGACAAATCGGCGGGTCACCGAAGTCAGAGCACATCACACATCATGTTACTGACTGCCGTGGCAGCGATAGCATCCAAGTTAGCCGCCAACTCGTTCTAATTTTCTAAACGTCTCCGTCATCGATATGCCCTGTCCACCTGCATCTCTACCGGCACGCCACCGCCGTCACAAAAACCTTctgttatgatttttttttttaaccattattatcattaagatTTAAGACCTCACTGATCCCCTCATCACCAAAACAAATTCTAGTTTCGTCTAAGGAATTACTTGGGCAATGCATCACACTTGTCGAACTTTATCCACATACCTACGTTAATACAATACACAAACGACCAACATAAGTACATAGGTCCTTGGTAGTTGgtagatattatgtaatgcgatattttaatggtataatatcacgttgcaatatttataacaaaggtgactttaatattatataacattttttttttttttttgaaaatcgttAAAAGACACTTTAGAAGTTTAGAATATACATAGAAATTGATGTAGCACGTGCGGTAacgtctattatattattattattattattatttatattagttattattatttttttaattaacattactttattattataataacctattACTTTTAGCgctgaacaaaaattattataaaatattgaactgtacatatatattatatatattaatatacatttaaatcgtGTTCTCGCTTATTTTATTAGTCgacatagattttttttttgtacttacaaataatttattaactaaacgTTTGTCACCGCGCATATAATCGTAATAAAACGATATTTGGGaactaactatttaataatattatacatataaataattaatattacagatattttaagatttgtaTGCAAGAAACTATTGtacttaaaacataataatatattatatacgcctATTCGTTAAGCCCGTGTActcgttattgttttatataccgaaaaaaatacatctaaTACGCGAAGATCCTTGTCGGGCATAATACCACTCATTACGAGCTCAATATtaccaaaattgttttttcctttctatattatattatattatgtttatatgtctttataaattatattatgtataagaattattttattattatcatcgcgACAGTTATGTTATTCACGTAGGTTCGTAGGTAagacactatatattataatattatatatcttccataatatatagatacctatatatgtatgagCTATTTAGATATAcggtattttcatatttatataaatgtaggtaCACTCTAACCATTTAAGACATTTTagtcaagtataaaaataaaatattaaaataatatactgtgattgaaaagtcaaaaaataattattgttctctTGGCctatatgttttcatttttgctcctattggtaaaaaaaaaaaagatcctATAGTGGTTCTACTCATTACTAATCAGCTAGTCGTGTTTAGAGTAAGTTATTGTGCCATTATTgccatacttattataattcttaccactctttaaaatatcaatattttaacacaatattatcatatttcatCTGCATTTTCatctaatttagtattttatttttctaacaatAGCTAAATTAATTCTAACAGCACTTAGGTAACCATTTagggtttatttatttgttaacgtTTTCCATTTTTACCTTTCTTGCCACTTTAGggataaattttgaaaaatcgttttttagtGGGTCTTtgcatcataaaataaaatagctgACCAAATTTCAAACTTCTACAATTCTAGCTATAAGCATTGATATTGATGAATTGGTGATATGATACAAGCTGATCTTGTAATGTGTtgtgttgaaaaattaaatgatgccAGTTTTAAActctgttaaatataaattatacatatttttaacacattaatTTTGGTGATTTGACCAAATTTAATACAGaggtctaaaattattatcataaataaaaaaaaaaatggtaataaatGGCAACatatacaaaaagaaaaattgatatccgctacaaaaacaaaatttctgtttgaaatctttaaaatgcgattttttaaaatccttTCTTATTTTCTCATCGCTAGAccaatagatatatataccACCAAAATCTCAAGTCTCTAGGTCAAGCAATATTTTCTAGGTGATGATGAGTCAGTGAGTGAGCAAATTGGGCATCcttccattataataaaaattcaaagtatAGATTTGTATATAGTTTTCTACAACACCAAAAATCCATTCAATTCCAGCTTTTTATCAATAGATTTTGCCAAAAAGTTTTTTTCCAACAAATACTTACTTTTTCaggtagtataattattatattatataaccgtATGTCTTATAGGACTTCTGAAAGTatactgaatattatatacctcattgttcattacatttataacagtAATCAAACAACAACTATGTatcaactaaaaattttagttgACAATTTCAaccggtaaaaaataaaaaagcaatACAGTACTAAatttatgacaaaaataaaatttatattaaaaattaacctttgtacaaaaaattaacaattaaaaatagatattacactatttattagtatatttaaatgtataaattgtaaactgTGGCTGCTATAGACTATGCAATGTAggcagtttaatttttttcaataattacagACAGTCACatatcttaatttatatattttttacataactataactataattttattattttatttaatattaataattccaaAATCAATGATAAAACCTTTTACTgtaactatatagtattacagtaatacagcttagttattaaaagtgaacattgaatatttatcacagaaaaaaaaagaagaagcaATGTTGTGTAAACtacctaggtacctatattataaattaattatctgaCAACCAAAGAAACCTTTTTAAATAGtactaagatttaaaaaaattaggaaactaaaaaaaaaattgaatgaacggtcatataaatgttttgattattatttgtttttaatgttactaGGAAcgtcaacaaaatattttttttttttcataaattaaatagccaATATTTTAAGGTAGaatgtgaatttaaataaaatgtaaatgattcaaattatcaaattgtGTTAGtggttaaatttgaatttataaattaaaattatatgattttaattaaaaagaagtaggtaaataatatcattaattaaataattattctaatatttctgatttaacactttcatagttttttagttgtttaaaaattaagaaaataatataagatttaatttttaaaaatacctaatcaacgaatttaactattaaaaaaaataatatgtttgagtCTTGGTATCTAGATCATTAGGCTAATAACCTTTAACAAACACAACTTGTACAAGATcacactaataaataatatacatcaaattTGTTAGAGTGGTCAACAAATTAAAGGGAACtgtttttagttaaaactttttcgataaaaaaaaaattaaatgatcacatgtttaattatttaaaagtgaacAGTAACAAAACAGTTTACCACTGCAAGTTAGTGctttatagtttttagttgTGTTCTAATGTGCTAGATGTACTGTTCTCCCACTGTAAATCTGACCATTGACTTAAACACGAGCAACGACAATTACCATTTAAACTTGATGTGGCTTCTATCAGTTCATGTTCCTGTACAGACTTGTTGATTCGTGTGTCCAACAGCATGACATTCATGGTCTCTTCCAAGATACGTGTCTCTGGAAAATCCACCTGCAATCAATTCAACAGATTAATGTTTGGCTTATGTGTActcacaattaaaaaaaaaaaaacaatagtattaatataagccTAAcctttgtgtgttttttatcCGTAGCATACACTATTGAAGTGCAACACACTTCAGCAACTTTTTTTACTGCTCCTCCAGGACCATAAAATGTCCAACAGCAAATTTCATTTGATCCGATAACATCTTTAATGAATAGACCACGTTCTCTATGTTTTTCCGCCAGTTTATCAAACAGCTCAATGTTTTTCAACAGATTATCGTCAGATGCCCTGTTGTATAACAAATGCATCCATCATAATCAATCCCATgattctttattaaaatttagtaacaCAAACATACCCTGTATAAGAATATTTGTTGTTGTGACGATTAATTGCAAATTTCACCACCGGCTAGTTGAAAAGTTCAAAACCATGTAGGTTACATGCAagtggtaaataaaaaatatttgaactgaaatgaaataaatacctTTGATGATACGGATATCAGTTTTTGGGCTTCATTCTGAGACGTTATCAACGTAACCCATGTTATATTCGTATTCCGGTTTCTTTTCTTCTGCAATGCCTGTTCACATGCCTCGTGCAGCTCCGTAATACCATAAAATTTGGTTTCAGCCAGTATCTCGGATATCTCCACACATGTTTCGGGTAATGGTACGGAACCATCTCGCAGGAAGTTGAGTATGGTGCCAAAATGTTTTCCACAACGATCAATAAACACCCACCCTGTcggtaaataaaacaaaataaattagttatgcAAATGgcctataaatcatataatattacaaatagttaaatgtttaacaaGGACTACAATACCTTCCGATTCCAATGTTTCAGCATTTTGTGCAACTTCCGACAGTACCATATCGCGTAGCTTCGAGTCAAGTTTTGAAAGCGTTGTCACAGTCGTGTAAAACAACGACCCGCCGATGTTCAACTTGACATAATTGGAGATTTCTGATTTCGGTTCGTTTGCCACCGTAGCACCCATCGTAACCCGGTCACGCGGTCCaactatattgaaattaaaggGTTGACgaacaaaatcattttaacagtttgttaattgttattattatcatcataatatgagTTATATCGTGATGATTATGTTATTGTGtggtgttattattgttatttatcagCGTCGTGCCTCAGAATAACGTCGTGCTGACATGCCGTCGTGAATTCGTGATAAGAGAACTTCGACTTTCCAGTTGTTCCTTTTTTTACTTCTATAGTAATCTTGTTAACAATTcttttcaaatgtattcatttagAATACGTCTTTAAAGCTTGGTctcgtttatatttaaaatacgtattcaaatacataaaatatacccttttaaaagtattcataatagatattttaacaaatactttttttttagttaaatatatttgaaatatttattttaaataataattaatatataattcatattatgtacaaatagatagatatttaaacttatttataaaggtctaagttaataaatataatactttaataggtaggtagatgattttatagataattacttATACAGTATTTCAAGTATTTGTTATAAGGccgtaactgaaaaaaaatttcggggtgtttcaacattttttaaatattagtaattggaATTTGGAGTTATAGTAAAACACTAGaatgaaaaaagtatttagtacttattctaaaataaaaagtatttttaagtatttcaaaaatatattgatcgaaaagtatttaaaatacaagatTGTTCTATATAGTACAAGTGTAGGTACAACAGACGACAGCTGTGAAAGAAACCGCGAAAGATTgtgatcaaaaataaaaattataaaatttgaattggtGTCTGAATGTCATTTTTGACGACTTAAATCATACTAAAATAAGAACtgtagtatacaattattgaatatttatttaggtacctataccgctcagttttaaaaaaatctaacttttttttcttatcaaaGATCAAACCGAAAATCAGTACCTAGgtatctattatacatatacctacttatatccATGATCATGAAACATAATTGCACcaaagatacatttttaaaaattaattataatcttgtaaaaatataggtgttattgtaattaatgagttaaaaataagttgtaGTAGCTAGTAGTTCAGAGGCGTATCTGTCTTAATCTTAACTTTATGGGTGGGGGTGGCGAACCAAGGTTAACTCAAGGAGGGGTACTATAGAGCCAAGCACCTCCGAATTTTATTCACTTTAACAttctaaataatcattttcttGACAATATAGCCCCCTCCCACCCAAAACAGATATGATTAGAGTTGAAACAAAGTACCTTATAATATAGAGTATTATAAACCAAAGGTGTCGCAAACTTTATTTAGGGTAccgttaaattatttgaaatataatttttaagataaaacgATTTCTTGAAAAGTATAGCACCGTGAGTAATAaaacagattataatataaaacctaaCACCTAGGtagctatattataagaaGAAATGAGAGTGTATGTCTTACAACTATTCGACcacaaataaaagatttatgtaaaaaaaaataagcacaAGTTGTCACATTAGtttcataaattaactaatttttaattaatcttcataatcaataatattataagataataatgaaaattaaaaatatataattaatgttcaatgtaataatttgtcttataaaatataatctgtgTATATACTCAGTGGCGTAGCCATAGGTGGCAGTGGACCTGCCCTCCCCCCATTAGCTGTatcaacttaatataaaaatgaactgttattgttaatattgttgattatgtttttttttgtattttgggTTTTCCACCACCCATTTCAAAATCCTGGCTACGCCACTGTATATACTTTACTGGGTGTAACAGATAGACTTgaccaaaaaacaaaaaaaaataatgctacttatattaatattaatattaattagaataaaagTTATTCCAAAAGTCCTTTCTATCTGTTACACCTTGTACTGAgtagtacctatacctacgtCTTACTTCTATTGTTTATACTTATGTACTGCTAAATAAAACTGAAGTTATCTATAGACCATAGGGTGACTccgaatttttagaaaattattatggatGCCGTGAGTCAAAAAAGATCTGGGAACCTTTGAAATAgactattgaattatttattcatacattaaatatttacaatacctacattaatacattataataattaaatattatattgtaaaaattgaaaatgggATGTCGCCACTGGGTGACTTCCCCCTCCCGTCAATCAAATCTTAATCTTATGTGTTATGTCAtccaatttacttattatataacatgtaaatacaaattgtaaatatacctgatacattttgtttcaataaaaaaaaaaaaaaatgtctatttaCGTTACAGTAAAGCCAAACCACTTAAACGTTCTTGCTCCATTTTCGATTTAAGCTATGTTTTCaatctacaaaaataaaaagagtgTCAAACCATGCATAAGAAGAATTAGATGAGATATTGTAGaaattgtttatgtaatatcataatacagtCATagtcatacaatttataaaatgcagTATCatcaatatcatataaatatatttatttagatccATACGGTACAGCCACTAAATACCTTTTTCTGTATTTAACCTTAGTTAAACTAAAcacataatcatttttaatgtcttaataaaatatataatttagcaaATTTCTGTACAAAGaatgatgtaatataatatataaaataataatgacactGATATAATAGTTGAGTCGTAAGTAACCAATCACCAACATAttctaaataggtattttaataaatgaactgAATTTTGTATCACATgacccatattatatattatttatgtttaatctttaatgtctataataatgttaattttatctttatttttttttttaattctgagcggaaatataatgtattgattttataatgaagtGTGCTTCTATAAAGTTTGCTTATACGATATGCAGTCGAAAGAATACTTCGATTAGCTCgattattttcaactttgaagtttaaaatattttggttttggaTAGATAAATTGGATCTATAGCAAGTAAATAGTTACctacttacttttaaaaagtcaaaatttaaaatatagaaaatacaaCCTACCATATTACCAATGGTGAAATTACCTAGGTACTAAACtagaaacataaatattaaatacaatacaatatatcatacagtatatttaatatttagtattttagttaatacttatatagaatataggtTGACAGACCATCTGGCGTATTTGTAGTATacgatgatttatcattgaatgcAAATTTAACTCAGCCATTAAACGAGGTACAGTAATTAGGTAtactaaacagtaaacactTAACAATTGCCATTGTGCAGCGAACTGTGAAGCAAAGTAGGTAGTAGTTACCTCCATTGCctcttgttttattttattcatatatttacatatcatattatacgggtatctatagtttttttttgtgtaaaacaactttaaaattgaataaaatttttgtttactggaatttaaaaagaaatgtaGTGTTAagctacattttatttagagagattaaaattaaaatttttacatcaGATATTCAACTAAgcaattataagttatgattgtgtaattaataatgactAGTTATAGtgtaacatttttacttttatttatggtTTCTACCATCATTATTTGCCTGTCACCCGGATTAAAATGTCTTTGGACACATCTACCTTATTTTTTACCTTCATAAAACTAGGAACGGGTGGAAACTGCTTGTCACAATACTGCCACGCGTATCGTTTATTCATCAACTTTTAAAAGCGttatctatacataaatggGAAGGGAAGGCTCTGACCGTATAGAAAAGATGGCCTGGCTCAACAGAATTATATCACAAATTAGCCTAACCGTCCTGCAGCTTTTGCTTTCCTGCCACGCTCTGTTTCCGCCGACGATTCCTCAATGTATTATCTGGCAGGATTTCTTGCTGCAGTCCCAGAATGATATTAACATTAGGGACATCCTCGAGTCATAGTTAGCAAGAGCTGATTTAACACATCTCACACCAGTTACACTTGCCTATGTTTTTGTGAAAGTACCTATCTTATTAGCATAAGCTTGCCGTTTACAAACACCCTAACTGctgatgtataaaaattaaaatgtaggtacttataggTGTTATTAGTAATTGGTAtgagtgtataataaaaattatttccaaattaacataaaatatatgtatttttattttttactataatgaaGAAACGGAcagacaataaaaaacaaaatagctCTGCTTAAAAATAGGTATCTCCACtcctattattgttattaaaaaagtaattgcaCCTTCTGGTGATAGCTCAAacattgacataatattattacaagaaAAGGTTTGACCATAAACACCGGTACAGGCCTTCAGGATGCAATGTATTTGCATGTGTGATGTGTCTACTTATCATGATTGGTTTCCTGCCgtgaccatttttttttatgtatataatacaaagatacattgaaaaataaaaaccaaattatacgAAATGTAACTAATGTAAGGGTAGGTATTACatgataatttgtaattacaatgtaattggaaaacaatttttcattaatattatattattttattttttacaattgatAACTTTGTatcgaaaataatatctattttgaaaaacaattgtattgtacaaagttataaaatattaatattctgttaaaaattaaataatttaaattcattattttacaataattatattattaaatagtggtTATAAGTCTtcattatatgtgtgtatttatttaagaaatgttTAGGCAATACACCAAACATAAGCGTTCAGTAATTCACcttacatacttatataaatacatatcaatGATTATCAAAATAGAGATGTGATGATGCTGCTacacagttataataatttcaacattcaattatcttttatataaatatatatgtgtgtgtatgtgcgtctagaatagttattttataataattagaaattacaAGTAGtagtagttaattataatttcctatacggaataattaataaatggacTTTGTTTTGACCACAGTGCATTAATCGAATCTAAAGTTATATCAGTTCTGCCAAATTAATACACTTTTGTTATACTAAACcagtattatgtaaaaattattttaacatcatt includes the following:
- the LOC113553157 gene encoding BTB/POZ domain-containing adapter for CUL3-mediated RhoA degradation protein 3-like translates to MGATVANEPKSEISNYVKLNIGGSLFYTTVTTLSKLDSKLRDMVLSEVAQNAETLESEGWVFIDRCGKHFGTILNFLRDGSVPLPETCVEISEILAETKFYGITELHEACEQALQKKRNRNTNITWVTLITSQNEAQKLISVSSKPVVKFAINRHNNKYSYTGASDDNLLKNIELFDKLAEKHRERGLFIKDVIGSNEICCWTFYGPGGAVKKVAEVCCTSIVYATDKKHTKVDFPETRILEETMNVMLLDTRINKSVQEHELIEATSSLNGNCRCSCLSQWSDLQWENSTSSTLEHN